A single Callithrix jacchus isolate 240 chromosome 4, calJac240_pri, whole genome shotgun sequence DNA region contains:
- the TEAD3 gene encoding transcriptional enhancer factor TEF-5 isoform X2, translating into MYGRNELIARYIKLRTGKTRTRKQVSSHLQVLARRKSREIQSKLKAMNLDQVSKDKALQSMASMSSAQIVSASVLQNKFSPPSPLPQAVFSTSSRFWSSPPLLGQQPGPSQDIKPFAQPAYPIQPPLPPTLSSYEPLAPLPPAAASVPVWQDRTIASSRLRLLEYSAFMEVQRDPDTYSKHLFVHIGQTNPAFSDPPLEAVDVRQIYDKFPEKKGGLKELYEKGPPNAFFLVKFWADLNSTIQEGPGAFYGVSSQYSSTDSMTISVSTKVCSFGKQVVEKVETEYARLENGRFVYRIHRSPMCEYMINFIHKLKHLPEKYMMNSVLENFTILQVVTSRDSQETLLVIAFVFEVSTSEHGAQHHVYKLVKD; encoded by the exons ATGTACG GTCGAAATGAGTTGATTGCACGCTATATTAAACTGAGGACGGGGAAGACTCGGACAAGAAAACAG GTCTCTAGCCACTTGCAGGTTCTAGCCAGGCGGAAATCTCGGGAGATTCAGTCCAAGCTGAAG GCCATGAACCTG GACCAGGTCTCCAAGGACAAAGCCCTTCAGAGCATGGCATCCATGTCCTCTGCCCAGATCGTCTCTGCCAGTGTCCTGCAAAACAAGTTCAGCCcaccctcccctctgccccaggCCGTCTTCTCCACTTCCTCGCGG TTCTGGAGCAGCCCCCCTCTCCTGGgacagcagcctggaccttctCAGGA CATCAAGCCATTTGCACAGCCAGCCTACCCCATCCAGCCGCCCCTGCCGCCAACGCTCAGCA GTTATGAGCCCCTGGCCCCGCTGCCCCCAGCTGCTGCCTCTGTGCCCGTGTGGCAGGACCGCACCATTGCCTCCTCCCGGCTGCGGCTCCTCGAGTATTCAGCCTTCATGGAGGTGCAGCGAGACCCTGACACG TACAGCAAACACCTGTTTGTGCACATCGGCCAGACAAACCCCGCCTTCTCAGACCCACCCCTGGAGGCAGTAGATGTTCGCCAGATCTATGACAAGTTCCCCGAGAAAAAGGGGGGACTGAAGGAGCTCTATGAGAAGGGGCCCCCTAATGCCTTCTTCCTCGTCAAGTTCTGG gcCGACCTCAACAGCACCATCCAGGAGGGCCCAGGAGCCTTCTATGGGGTCAGCTCTCAGTACAGCTCCACTGATAGCATGACCATCAGCGTCTCCACCAAGGTGTGCTCCTTTGGCAAACAGGTGGTGGAGAAGGTGGAG ACTGAGTACGCCAGGCTGGAGAACGGGCGCTTTGTGTACCGTATCCACCGCTCGCCCATGTGCGAGTACATGATCAACTTCATCCACAAGCTGAAGCACCTGCCTGAGAAGTACATGATGAACAGCGTGCTGGAGAACTTCACCATCCTGCAG GTGGTCACGAGCCGGGACTCCCAGGAGACCCTGCTTGTCATTGCTTTTGTCTTCGAAGTCTCCACCAGTGAGCATGGGGCCCAGCACCATGTCTACAAGCTCGTCAAAGACTAG
- the TEAD3 gene encoding transcriptional enhancer factor TEF-5 isoform X1, with translation MYGRNELIARYIKLRTGKTRTRKQVSSHIQVLARKKVREYQVGIKVSSHLQVLARRKSREIQSKLKAMNLDQVSKDKALQSMASMSSAQIVSASVLQNKFSPPSPLPQAVFSTSSRFWSSPPLLGQQPGPSQDIKPFAQPAYPIQPPLPPTLSSYEPLAPLPPAAASVPVWQDRTIASSRLRLLEYSAFMEVQRDPDTYSKHLFVHIGQTNPAFSDPPLEAVDVRQIYDKFPEKKGGLKELYEKGPPNAFFLVKFWADLNSTIQEGPGAFYGVSSQYSSTDSMTISVSTKVCSFGKQVVEKVETEYARLENGRFVYRIHRSPMCEYMINFIHKLKHLPEKYMMNSVLENFTILQVVTSRDSQETLLVIAFVFEVSTSEHGAQHHVYKLVKD, from the exons ATGTACG GTCGAAATGAGTTGATTGCACGCTATATTAAACTGAGGACGGGGAAGACTCGGACAAGAAAACAG GTATCCAGCCACATACAGGTTCTAGCTCGGAAGAAGGTGCGGGAGTACCAGGTTGGCATCAAG GTCTCTAGCCACTTGCAGGTTCTAGCCAGGCGGAAATCTCGGGAGATTCAGTCCAAGCTGAAG GCCATGAACCTG GACCAGGTCTCCAAGGACAAAGCCCTTCAGAGCATGGCATCCATGTCCTCTGCCCAGATCGTCTCTGCCAGTGTCCTGCAAAACAAGTTCAGCCcaccctcccctctgccccaggCCGTCTTCTCCACTTCCTCGCGG TTCTGGAGCAGCCCCCCTCTCCTGGgacagcagcctggaccttctCAGGA CATCAAGCCATTTGCACAGCCAGCCTACCCCATCCAGCCGCCCCTGCCGCCAACGCTCAGCA GTTATGAGCCCCTGGCCCCGCTGCCCCCAGCTGCTGCCTCTGTGCCCGTGTGGCAGGACCGCACCATTGCCTCCTCCCGGCTGCGGCTCCTCGAGTATTCAGCCTTCATGGAGGTGCAGCGAGACCCTGACACG TACAGCAAACACCTGTTTGTGCACATCGGCCAGACAAACCCCGCCTTCTCAGACCCACCCCTGGAGGCAGTAGATGTTCGCCAGATCTATGACAAGTTCCCCGAGAAAAAGGGGGGACTGAAGGAGCTCTATGAGAAGGGGCCCCCTAATGCCTTCTTCCTCGTCAAGTTCTGG gcCGACCTCAACAGCACCATCCAGGAGGGCCCAGGAGCCTTCTATGGGGTCAGCTCTCAGTACAGCTCCACTGATAGCATGACCATCAGCGTCTCCACCAAGGTGTGCTCCTTTGGCAAACAGGTGGTGGAGAAGGTGGAG ACTGAGTACGCCAGGCTGGAGAACGGGCGCTTTGTGTACCGTATCCACCGCTCGCCCATGTGCGAGTACATGATCAACTTCATCCACAAGCTGAAGCACCTGCCTGAGAAGTACATGATGAACAGCGTGCTGGAGAACTTCACCATCCTGCAG GTGGTCACGAGCCGGGACTCCCAGGAGACCCTGCTTGTCATTGCTTTTGTCTTCGAAGTCTCCACCAGTGAGCATGGGGCCCAGCACCATGTCTACAAGCTCGTCAAAGACTAG